The genomic window AGGTCATGGGGAGCATTATCATCATGACGATCATCTGGAAGCCTTCCATGCTGCTCATCTTGAGGGCTATTGCAACCCCCATTCCGGCTATGGCGAGGCCCACCAGGAAGCTAAGGCCGAGAGCAGGGAGGATTCCGCTCACTTTGAGGTCGGCAAGGGCGAAGCTGAGGACCAGGATTATGACGCCCTGTATCATGGCCATGAGCGCTCCCCCGGTGATCCTGCCGAGTATCGCCTCGGTCCTGCTCGCGGGAGCTACCAAAATCTCCTTCAGGAAGCCGAACTGCTTGTCCCAGATGAGCGTTATGCCCTGCATGAAGCTCATGTTGAAGACCGTCATCGCTATTATTCCCGGCACAAGGTAAGTCATGTAGTCAACGCCGCCGAATATCTGAGACGCAAACGGGTTGTCGAAGACACCGCTCCAGCCCTTTCCGAAGAATATGAGCCAG from Thermococcus sp. MAR1 includes these protein-coding regions:
- a CDS encoding ABC transporter permease produces the protein MQVFFTMIYRELKRFSRSRARVIGSIINPLIWLIFFGKGWSGVFDNPFASQIFGGVDYMTYLVPGIIAMTVFNMSFMQGITLIWDKQFGFLKEILVAPASRTEAILGRITGGALMAMIQGVIILVLSFALADLKVSGILPALGLSFLVGLAIAGMGVAIALKMSSMEGFQMIVMMIMLPMTFLSGAFYPIKTMPEWMQWLAKVNPLTYAVDGSRYYLAGVEPAFGIATDWVVLIGLAALFAGVAALGFRKATID